The Juglans regia cultivar Chandler chromosome 10, Walnut 2.0, whole genome shotgun sequence genome includes the window CACTCACCCTCTCTCTTATCAAGTGTTTGCCGGCGGTTCTATCACAGTAAGAAGCAAACTAATTCATGGATAAGGTTCAAGGATCGCTGGCACGTGCCGGAAAGGTGAGGGGTCAGACTCCAAAGGTGGCCAAGCAGGACAAGAAGAACAAGCTCCGAGGCCACACCCACAAGTGTATGCAGTACAACCATCGCTTCGTCACCGCCGTTGTTGGATTTGGGAAGAAGCGTGGACCCAATTCTTCAGAGAAGTAAGTAGCTTGCTATATGAGGAGTTTGGTTATGGAGGCAGTGGTTGATCATGAAGCACCAGTTTCGCActcttatattttgtttgtagCTAAACTACATTTCAGTTTAGTAGTTTATATTGAAAACCTAACTTTATTTTGTTCAAGACTTCTCTTGAggtttaaaacttgaaaatgcATGGGATGTGccgattttgagattttaaaaaaaaataaaaaaacacgaAAACACAAGCAGACAAAAGGTAGCTTAGCGtcttagagagagagtgtgtgtcgTCGTCGTTGTCATCATTTGGCAGCGACCTTGTAAGTTCTAAGCCCAACGCTCCACACTCTTTCCACGATCTTGGGTTtggcttctctctccctctctcgctcTCAAATCCCATCTAGTCCTTTTGCGAAAGATGTTAACTTCATTTGAAGACGACTAAAAAAGACATTGCTTTAAGACCAAATCAAGCAAAAAAAGATGTACATTTTGAAGCCAACGGGAAGCAGAGGCTTACGATGGCTTTGGTGCAGTTGGCATCGATATTAAGTGGGTGGTCGTGCGTGGGAGGTATCTGGGCTGAGAGCACAAAATTGTTCTGTTTTGGTGCATTAAAACAGAGGAGTAATGGCAACAAAAAGGTTGGCTGGGCTATTTTCATGGAGTCTCCGACGTGAAGAACTGCCTTGTGAGATGGTTGGAATTGCCTTGCTTGAAGGGATTCATGTGTAGTGACGGCAGCTACGAGGTGGAGATGCTTCACTGAAGTCTAAAGGTTTGTGGTAGTGGTGGTTTCTTTGCTCAGAAAGGGGGGCATACCTATTTGGTTTCCTAAAGGAGAAGGACGTGCATGGGGCACTAGGCGTCTTCAAGGGAGAGGAAGTGATccgatggagatggagatggagggagggagaaatAAAATTTCGAGCGGGAGAGAGGGGGAAtgaaatggagagggagaggaaggaaaaaataaaacaagtgaCGTTGAAGCGCCGGTTGCACAAGCAGTTGtatctatcatttttgtttttctttttacctttCCGGTTGATctttattgt containing:
- the LOC108979260 gene encoding 40S ribosomal protein S30-like, which codes for MDKVQGSLARAGKVRGQTPKVAKQDKKNKLRGHTHKCMQYNHRFVTAVVGFGKKRGPNSSEK